Proteins encoded within one genomic window of Humulus lupulus chromosome 1, drHumLupu1.1, whole genome shotgun sequence:
- the LOC133812696 gene encoding peroxidase 72-like, producing MAQQSLSFLLVLSLLAFTPLCLCNKYQGGYLYPQFYDHSCPRAQEIVKSVVAMAVAREARMAASLLRLHFHDCFVKGCDASLLLDSNGNIVTEKRSNPNKNSARGFEVLDEIKAALERECPNTVSCADILALAARDSTVISGGPNWEVPLGRRDARGASLSGSNNDIPAPNNTFQTILTKFKRQGLDLVDLVALSGSHTIGDSRCTSFRQRLYNQTGNGRPDYTLHPSYAAELRNRCPRSGSDQNLFFLDFVSPTKFDNTYYKNLLASKGLLSSDQVLVTSSEASKNLVIQYAENNELFFEHFAKSMVKMGNISPLTGSRGEIRKNCRRINSY from the exons ATGGCTCAGCAATCTTTGAGTTTCCTCTTAGTTCTTTCTCTCCTTGCTTTTACCCCACTTTGCTTGTGTAACAAGTATCAAGGCGGTTATCTGTACCCGCAGTTTTACGACCACTCATGCCCCAGAGCTCAGGAGATTGTCAAGTCAGTTGTAGCCATGGCTGTAGCTAGAGAGGCTCGCATGGCTGCTTCCTTGCTTAGGCTGCACTTTCATGATTGTTTTGTTAAG GGCTGTGATGCATCTTTGTTGCTCGACAGCAATGGGAACATAGTGACCGAGAAAAGGTCCAACCCGAACAAGAATTCAGCTAGAGGATTCGAAGTACTCGATGAGATTAAGGCTGCACTTGAGAGGGAGTGTCCCAACACTGTATCTTGTGCTGATATTTTGGCTTTGGCTGCTAGAGATTCTACTGTTATC AGTGGTGGACCCAACTGGGAAGTCCCTCTTGGAAGAAGAGATGCCAGAGGAGCAAGCTTAAGTGGCTCAAACAACGATATCCCAGCTCCAAACAACACTTTCCAAACCATTCTCACCAAGTTCAAACGCCAAGGACTTGACTTGGTTGATCTTGTTGCTCTCTCTG GAAGCCACACCATCGGAGATTCTCGTTGCACCAGCTTCAGGCAGAGACTTTACAACCAAACAGGCAATGGCAGACCAGACTACACCCTTCACCCAAGCTATGCTGCAGAGCTGAGAAACCGGTGCCCGAGATCCGGCTCAGACCAGAACCTGTTCTTCTTGGACTTTGTTAGCCCAACCAAGTTTGACAACACCTACTACAAGAACTTGTTGGCCTCAAAGGGTCTTTTGAGCTCTGATCAAGTTCTTGTGACCAGTAGTGAAGCCTCCAAGAACTTGGTGATTCAGTATGCTGAGAACAATGAGCTCTTCTTTGAGCACTTTGCCAAGTCAATGGTTAAGATGGGAAATATTTCTCCATTGACTGGGTCAAGGGGAGAGATCAGAAAGAATTGCAGAAGGATCAACAGTTACTAA
- the LOC133781179 gene encoding uncharacterized protein LOC133781179, which translates to MTGSGTTFSKGMERYYKRIDPNLSHPPAPKVDIDCSTKSHCSTKRHCISIDMSDLPTDPGLRIPISDYSLNIQDQIRRHYLQQGPCQPKNHKFLPKLFGGVERRFNIEWYDQFPTWLEYSIDKNSAFCLYCYLFKQNNGKQGGGEIFVSKGFSNWKKTETFANHVGKHDSSHYECYKKCEALMNEKQQIQHIFVKKNDKDRKSYRVRLTASVDSIRFLLRQGLAFRGHDESEDSNNQGNFLELLNFLADHNEEVRAVALKNAPENLRLTSPRIQKDIVNACAVETINVIIKDMGDAVFSILVDESRDVSIKEQMVVMFRYVDKRGYVIERFIGIEHVPNTTAISLKIAIDKLFSKHGLSISRLRGQGYDGASNMSGEFNGLKSIIMKENECAFFVHCFSHQLQLALMGVAKKHDLIGTFLTVVSNVVNIVGASSKRRDILREKQAQKVIEALKSGQLSSGKGLNKENGIKRPCHTRWGSHFGTLVSFTIMFSSILDVLEEITNDSLNSDQKYEASIMLQVVQSYDFVFSLHLVKNILGITNELSQVLQKGDQDIVNAMDLVKVCKEQLQIMRDNGWDSLVEEVSKFCVEFNIDVLNMDGMYYAQGKSRRRALKLTNFHYFRIDFFNSVIDLQLQELNSRFNEANTELLLCVACLSPNNSFDAFDKEKLIRLAQLYPHDFSTVDLRVLEFQLQTYVDDLRSHTEFSELKGIADLSKRLVETNKHEVYPLVYLLIKLALTLPVATASVERAFSAMNIVKNQMRNKMRDEWLNDSLTVYLEKDIFNTIDNETIIHRFQNMKTRR; encoded by the exons ATGACTGGATCTGGGACCACATTTTCAAAAG GTATGGAAAGATATTATAAAAGAATTGATCCAAATTTATCACATCCTCCGGCACCGAAAGTAGATATTGATTGCAGTACAAAAAGCCATTGCAGTACAAAGAGACATTGCATCTCAATTGATATGAGTGATCTTCCTACTGATCCTGGACTGCGAATTCCAATTTCAGATTATAGCCTGAATATTCAAGATCAAATTCGAAGACATTATTTGCAGCAAGGGCCTTGTCAACCAAAAAATCATAAATTTCTTCCGAAACTTTTTGGAGGCGTGGAGCGTCGGTTCAACATTGAATGGTATGATCAATTTCCTACTTGGTTAGAGTATAGCATCGATAAAAATTCCGCATTTTGTCTATATTGTTATCTTTTTAAGCAAAATAATGGAAAACAAGGTGGTGGTGAGATATTTGTTAGTAAGGGTTTTTCAAATTGGAAGAAAACAGAAACATTTGCAAATCATGTTGGAAAACATGATAGTTCTCATTACGAATGTTACAAGAAATGTGAAGCCTTGATGAATGAAAAACAACAAATTCAACACATTTTTGTCAAGAAAAACGACAAAGATCGAAAAAGTTACCGTGTTCGATTAACTGCATCAGTTGACAGTATTCGATTTCTTCTACGACAAGGTCTTGCATTTCGTGGTCATGATGAGTCTGAAGATTCTAATAATCAAGGTAACTTTCTTGAACTTCTAAATTTTTTGGCTGATCATAATGAGGAAGTTAGAGCTGTTGCTTTGAAAAATGCTCCTGAAAACCTTAGATTGACTTCCCCAAGGATTCAGAAAGACATTGTAAATGCATGTGCTGTTGAAACAATTAATGTTATTATTAAAGACATGGGAGATGCTGTATTTTCTATTTTAGTTGATGAATCTCGTGATGTATCTATAAAGGAGCAAATGGTTGTAATGTTTCGATATGTGGACAAGAGAGGGTATGTGATTGAACGATTCATAGGCATTGAACATGTTCCAAATACAACAGCAATCTCACTAAAAATAGCAATTGATAAGCTATTTTCTAAGCATGGGTTGAGCATATCTAGACTACGAGGTCAGGGATATGATGGAGCTAGTAACATGAGTGGAGAATTCAATGGTTTGAAGAGTATTATCATGAAGGAGAATGAATGTGCTTTTTTTGTTCACTGTTTTTCTCATCAACTTCAATTAGCACTCATGGGTGTAGCcaaaaaacatgatttaatag gtaCTTTTCTCACTGTGGTATCCAATGTGGTGAATATTGTTGGAGCATCATCTAAGCGTCGTGACATTCTTCGAGAAAAACAAGCTCAGAAAGTCATTGAAGCCTTAAAAAGTGGACAACTTTCAAGTGGAAAAGGCTTAAATAAAGAAAATGGGATTAAGCGTCCATGTCATACACGATGGGGATCACACTTTGGCACTTTGGTAAGCTTCACTATCATGTTTTCATCTATCCTTGATGTACTTGAGGAAATTACAAATGATAGTTTGAATAGTGACCAAAAATATGAAGCATCTATTATGTTACAAGTGGTGCAATCATATGACTTTGTGTTTAGTTTGCATTTGGTAAAAAATATACTTGGAATCACAAATGAGTTGTCGCAAGTCTTACAAAAAGGTGATCAAGATATTGTGAATGCCATGGATTTAGTTAAAGTATGCAAGGAGCAATTACAAATAATGAGAGATAATGGATGGGATTCCTTAGTAGAAGAAGTTTCTAAGTTTTGTGTGGAATTCAATATCGATGTTCTAAATATGGATGGAATGTATTATGCTCAAGGAAAATCACGACGTAGAGCTCTGAAGCTTACAAATTTTCACTATTTTCGTATTGATTTTTTCAACAGTGTGATAGATTTACAACTACAAGAGCTAAATAGTCGTTTTAATGAAGCTAACACTGAGTTGCTACTTTGTGTAGCATGTTTGTCTCCAAATAATTCTTTTGATGCTTTTGACAAGGAAAAGCTAATTCGTCTTGCTCAGCTCTATCCTCATGATTTTTCTACAGTGGATTTGAGGGTACTTGAATTTCAACTTCAAACTTATGTTGATGATTTGCGTTCACATACTGAATTTTCAGAATTAAAAGGAATTGCTGACCTTTCAAAAAGATTAGTGGAGACAAATAAACATGAGGTATATCCATTGGTATATTTGCTTATTAAATTGGCATTAACACTCCCAGTTGCAACAGCTTCAGTAGAAAGGGCATTTTCAGCTATGAACATTGTGAAAAATCAAATGCGCAACAAAATGAGAGATGAATGGTTGAATGATAGCTTGACTGTGTATCTTGAAAAAGATATATTCAATACTATTGACAATGAGACTATTATTCATCGTTTTCAAAACATGAAAACTCGTCGATGA
- the LOC133812695 gene encoding peroxidase 72-like, which translates to MAQQSLSYLLVLSLLAFTPLCLCNKYQGGYLYPQFYDHSCPRAQEIVKSVVAMAVAREARMAASLLRLHFHDCFVKGCDASLLLDSNGNIVTEKRSNPNKNSARGFEVLDEIKAALERECPNTVSCADILALAARDSTVISGGPNWEVPLGRRDARGASLSGSNNDIPAPNNTFQTILTKFKRQGLDLVDLVALSGSHTIGDSRCTSFRQRLYNQTGNGRPDYTLHPSYAAELRNRCPRSGSDQNLFFLDFVSPTKFDNTYYKNLLASKGLLSSDQVLVTSSEASKNLVIQYAENNELFFEHFAKSMVKMGNISPLTGSRGEIRKNCRRINSY; encoded by the exons ATGGCTCAGCAATCTTTGAGCTACCTCTTAGTTCTTTCTCTCCTTGCTTTTACCCCACTTTGCTTGTGTAACAAGTATCAAGGCGGTTATCTGTACCCGCAGTTTTACGACCACTCATGCCCCAGAGCTCAGGAGATTGTCAAGTCAGTTGTAGCCATGGCTGTAGCTAGAGAGGCTCGCATGGCTGCTTCCTTGCTTAGGCTGCACTTTCATGATTGTTTTGTTAAG GGCTGTGATGCATCTTTGTTGCTCGACAGCAATGGGAACATAGTGACCGAGAAAAGGTCCAACCCGAACAAGAATTCAGCTAGAGGATTCGAAGTACTCGATGAGATTAAGGCTGCACTTGAGAGGGAGTGTCCCAACACTGTATCTTGTGCTGATATTTTGGCTTTGGCTGCTAGAGATTCTACTGTTATC AGTGGTGGACCCAACTGGGAAGTCCCTCTTGGAAGAAGAGATGCCAGAGGAGCAAGCTTAAGTGGCTCAAACAACGATATCCCAGCTCCAAACAACACTTTCCAAACCATTCTCACCAAGTTCAAACGCCAAGGACTTGACTTGGTTGATCTTGTTGCTCTCTCTG GAAGCCACACCATCGGAGATTCTCGTTGCACCAGCTTCAGGCAGAGACTTTACAACCAAACAGGCAATGGCAGACCAGACTACACCCTTCACCCAAGCTATGCTGCAGAGCTGAGAAACCGGTGCCCGAGATCCGGCTCAGACCAGAACCTGTTCTTCTTGGACTTTGTTAGCCCAACCAAGTTTGACAACACCTACTACAAGAACTTGTTGGCCTCAAAGGGTCTTTTGAGCTCTGATCAAGTTCTTGTGACCAGTAGTGAAGCCTCCAAGAACTTGGTGATTCAGTATGCTGAGAACAATGAGCTCTTCTTTGAGCACTTTGCCAAGTCAATGGTTAAGATGGGAAATATTTCTCCATTGACTGGGTCAAGGGGAGAGATCAGAAAGAATTGCAGAAGGATCAACAGTTACTAA
- the LOC133781163 gene encoding linoleate 13S-lipoxygenase 2-1, chloroplastic-like — MEINTLARESLINAGGVIETAFAPGKYSMELSSVIYDKQWRFDLQVLPTDLINRLREPLLYASSSEVERDEELQAWWTEIRTVGHADKKDAPGWPDLKTKQDLIDIVTNIAWTTSAHHAAVNFGQYAYAGYYS, encoded by the exons ATGGAGATTAACACTCTTGCTCGAGAAAGTTTGATTAATGCAGGTGGTGTCATTGAAACAGCATTTGCGCCAGGAAAATATTCTATGGAGTTGAGCTCTGTTATCTATGACAAACAATGGCGATTTGACCTACAGGTATTGCCAACTGACCTAATCAATAG ACTACGTGAACCATTACTATATGCTAGCTCAAGCGAGGTAGAGCGTGACGAAGAGCTACAAGCGTGGTGGACTGAGATCAGAACCGTAGGTCATGCTGACAAGAAGGACGCACCCGGGTGGCCGGACCTAAAGACGAAGCAAGACCTCATAGACATCGTCACCAACATAGCATGGACAACCTCCGCTCACCACGCAGCTGTCAACTTCGGACAGTATGCTTACGCCGGTTATTATTCCTAA